The Alphaproteobacteria bacterium US3C007 genomic interval CGCTATCCACCCCAATCTTGCCCCAAACCCTTCTGGGCCAAATAGCGCCAAAGGCAACGTGCCCATGGTGATCGTTTTAATTCCATCGCCCATCCCGTAAAGCACAGCAAAAACCATCAAACCGGCAAAGGTCGCGCCAAAGCCCAATAAGATAGAAAATCCGATCATCATCAAACCCAAAGAAATAAAACTTGTAATCAAAGGATGCAGCGCGCGGCCAAAGATCAATTCAAAAAACCGCCCCGCCGTTTTGGCTGGCCCAATCAACGCGCCCGCGCTCACGGCGACGGCAGCGCTGTGCCCCAATGCTTCCACATTGCTCACCCAAAGCGACATCAAAGCCCCCATAATATATCCCGAAAAGGTAAAAGACAGCACCATCCAAATCATTGCCTGACGGCGGGCCGGGCCTTGTAATGGCGGCCAAGTCTCTGACCCTTCTTTGCGCTTCTCTGGGGGCGCGCAGGTTCCATTTTCCGTTCTTAGGCTGAACCAATGCGCCGGCACGCAAATAAGCAATACGCTGGCAGCATGGATTTGCCATGTCACTTGCCACCCATAAAGATTTGAAAGCGCCAGAGTCAGTGGCCAGTAAATGGTTGATGCCACACCTCCAAACAGCGTGATCCCCGAAATTGCCGATTGCGCCGCCGGCCCGGGGCGAAGTTTTGCAATTGATGCAAAAGCCACATCGTAAAGCACAAACATTGCCGCCATTTGGGTGAGCAATATCGCAACGGTTAATCCAATCGGCCCTGTCACTTGGCTTAACCCCCAAAGCCCGCCAGCCGAGGCCACCGAGCCAAGGCTCATCACCCAACGCCCGCCGATGCGATCCACAGCAAACCCGGCCAGTATCGCGCTCAGGCCACCAAAAAAAAAGCCAATCGAGAGCAGCCCGAACACATCCGACAGGCCAAGGCCAAGCTCATCCGCCATTATGGGCAAGAGCACGGCATAAGAATAAAGCAACGTGCCATAACCCATAATCTGGGTGAGGCCCAAGCCGCAAACCGGCATGTAATATTTCAAAGGCCGCGCCATCATATCGCACAGCGCGTTTTTAGGGGGATAAAAGCCCAGTGCAGAAGGCGCGTCTGCCTTTCGAGAGTGCGTTTAATATCGTGTTCACCGAGCGCGCCGGCGTATTTTT includes:
- a CDS encoding MFS transporter → MMARPLKYYMPVCGLGLTQIMGYGTLLYSYAVLLPIMADELGLGLSDVFGLLSIGFFFGGLSAILAGFAVDRIGGRWVMSLGSVASAGGLWGLSQVTGPIGLTVAILLTQMAAMFVLYDVAFASIAKLRPGPAAQSAISGITLFGGVASTIYWPLTLALSNLYGWQVTWQIHAASVLLICVPAHWFSLRTENGTCAPPEKRKEGSETWPPLQGPARRQAMIWMVLSFTFSGYIMGALMSLWVSNVEALGHSAAVAVSAGALIGPAKTAGRFFELIFGRALHPLITSFISLGLMMIGFSILLGFGATFAGLMVFAVLYGMGDGIKTITMGTLPLALFGPEGFGARLGWIAFIRMSVNSSSPFLFAWITEAYGGWTSFSAMALFILMGLGALFFIKRHSQ